In the Gasterosteus aculeatus chromosome X, fGasAcu3.hap1.1, whole genome shotgun sequence genome, one interval contains:
- the LOC144383686 gene encoding putative D-lactate dehydrogenase, mitochondrial isoform X1, protein MWLRSAPGRRLLSRRVRLLQCRGVQTGTTAASAVAHGVLSAFRSVCGEDGVSSGEAVREQHGRDESVHRCCPPDVVVFPRCVEEVSALAKICSRHSLPIIPFGTGTGLEGGVSAVKGGVCFSLRNMDQVLDLHQDDFDVTVEPGVTRKALNSYLRGTGLWFPVDPGADASLCGMAATSASGTNAVRYGTMRENVLNLEVVLADGRVLHTAGKGRRPRKTAAGYNLTNLLVGSEGTLGIITKTTLRLYGVPEATVAAVCSFPSVQAAVDSTVQVLQAGVPVARIEFLDDVMMDACNRFSSLSYAVSPSLFLEFHGAEGSLEEQVKAAEDITRYNGGSGFQWAKDAATRERLWKARHDAWYASLALRPGCKAYATDVCVPLSRLPQVLVETKEDLIESRLTGPIVGHVGDGNFHCLMVVDPDDPEELHRVHLFVERLARRALAMDGTCTGEHGVGLGKRALLREETGPVAVQVMQGVKDALDPRNLMNPGKILLPREL, encoded by the exons ATGTGGCTCCGCTCGGCACCGGGCCGCCGGCTGCTCTCTCGCCGGGTTCGGCTCCTGCAGTGCCGCGGCGTGCAAACAGGAACCACCGCCGCG AGCGCCGTCGCGCACGGCGTGCTGTCTGCGTTCAGGTCCGTCTGCGGCGAGGACGGCGTCTCGTCGGGGGAGGCGGTCAGAGAGCAACACGGCAGGGACGAGTCGGTACACAG ATGTTGCCCCCCAGATGTGGTGGTGTTCCCTCGCTGCGTGGAGGAGGTCAGCGCCCTCGCCAAGATCTGCAGCCGCCACAGCCTCCCCATTATCCCCTTCGGCACCGGAACCGGCCTGGAGGGCGGCGTCAGTGCAGTCAAG GGTGGCGTGTGCTTCAGCCTGAGGAACATGGACCAGGTTCTGGATCTCCACCAGGACGACTTTGACGTGACGGTGGAGCCCGGCGTGACTCGGAAGGCCCTCAACTCCTACCTGCGCGGCACCGGCCTGTGGTTTCCTGTCG ATCCCGGCGCAGACGCCTCCCTGTGTGGCATGGCCGCCACCAGCGCGTCCGGCACCAACGCGGTGCGCTACGGCACCATGAGGGAGAACGTGTTGAACCTGGAGGTGGTGCTGGCCGATGGGCGCGTGCTCCACACGGCGGGCAAGGGCCGGCGTCCCAG GAAGACCGCGGCGGGCTACAACCTGACCAACCTGTTGGTGGGGTCAGAGGGCACCCTGGGGATCATCACCAAGACGACCCTGCGTCTGTACGGCGTCCCGGAGGCCACCGTGGCGGCCGTGTGCTCCTTCCCCTCCGTCCAGGCCGCTGTGGACAGCACGGTGCAGGTTCTGCAAGCGGGCGTTCCCGTCGCTCGCATCG AGTTCCTGGACGACGTGATGATGGACGCGTGCAACCGCTTCAGCTCTCTGTCCTAcgccgtgtccccgagcctgttCCTGGAGTTCCACGGCGCCGAGGGAAGCCTggaggagcaggtcaaagccgcCG aGGACATCACTCGGTATAACGGCGGTTCCGGGTTTCAGTGGGCTAAAGATGCAGCGACGCGGGAGCGACTGTGGAAGGCCCGCCACGACGCCTGGTACGCCAGTCTGGCCCTCAGGCCGGGCTGCAAG GCGTACgccacagatgtgtgtgtccctctgtctcGCCTGCCTCAAGTCCTGGTGGAGACCAAGGAGGACCTGATTGAGAGCAGGCTCACGG GTCCCATCGTGGGTCACGTGGGCGACGGTAACTTCCactgtctgatggtggtggaCCCCGACGACCCCGAGGAGCTGCACAGGGTCCACCTGTTCGTCGAGAGACTGGCCAG GCGAGCGCTGGCCATGGACGGCACTTGCACGGGGGAGCACGGCGTGGGTTTGGGGAAGAGAGCGCTGCTCCGCGAGGAGACGGGACCCGTGGCTGTCCAGGTCATGCAGGGTGTCAAGGACGCCCTCGACCCGAGGAACCTCATGAATCCTGGGAAAATCCTGCTGCCGAGAGAGCTGTAG
- the LOC144383686 gene encoding putative D-lactate dehydrogenase, mitochondrial isoform X2: MWLRSAPGRRLLSRRVRLLQCRGVQTGTTAASAVAHGVLSAFRSVCGEDGVSSGEAVREQHGRDESVHRCCPPDVVVFPRCVEEVSALAKICSRHSLPIIPFGTGTGLEGGVSAVKGGVCFSLRNMDQVLDLHQDDFDVTVEPGVTRKALNSYLRGTGLWFPVDPGADASLCGMAATSASGTNAVRYGTMRENVLNLEVVLADGRVLHTAGKGRRPRKTAAGYNLTNLLVGSEGTLGIITKTTLRLYGVPEATVAAVCSFPSVQAAVDSTVQVLQAGVPVARIEFLDDVMMDACNRFSSLSYAVSPSLFLEFHGAEGSLEEQVKAAEDITRYNGGSGFQWAKDAATRERLWKARHDAWYASLALRPGCKAYATDVCVPLSRLPQVLVETKEDLIESRLTGPIVGHVGDGNFHCLMVVDPDDPEELHRVHLFVERLARAPSGVWENITVFPPAARTWAD; the protein is encoded by the exons ATGTGGCTCCGCTCGGCACCGGGCCGCCGGCTGCTCTCTCGCCGGGTTCGGCTCCTGCAGTGCCGCGGCGTGCAAACAGGAACCACCGCCGCG AGCGCCGTCGCGCACGGCGTGCTGTCTGCGTTCAGGTCCGTCTGCGGCGAGGACGGCGTCTCGTCGGGGGAGGCGGTCAGAGAGCAACACGGCAGGGACGAGTCGGTACACAG ATGTTGCCCCCCAGATGTGGTGGTGTTCCCTCGCTGCGTGGAGGAGGTCAGCGCCCTCGCCAAGATCTGCAGCCGCCACAGCCTCCCCATTATCCCCTTCGGCACCGGAACCGGCCTGGAGGGCGGCGTCAGTGCAGTCAAG GGTGGCGTGTGCTTCAGCCTGAGGAACATGGACCAGGTTCTGGATCTCCACCAGGACGACTTTGACGTGACGGTGGAGCCCGGCGTGACTCGGAAGGCCCTCAACTCCTACCTGCGCGGCACCGGCCTGTGGTTTCCTGTCG ATCCCGGCGCAGACGCCTCCCTGTGTGGCATGGCCGCCACCAGCGCGTCCGGCACCAACGCGGTGCGCTACGGCACCATGAGGGAGAACGTGTTGAACCTGGAGGTGGTGCTGGCCGATGGGCGCGTGCTCCACACGGCGGGCAAGGGCCGGCGTCCCAG GAAGACCGCGGCGGGCTACAACCTGACCAACCTGTTGGTGGGGTCAGAGGGCACCCTGGGGATCATCACCAAGACGACCCTGCGTCTGTACGGCGTCCCGGAGGCCACCGTGGCGGCCGTGTGCTCCTTCCCCTCCGTCCAGGCCGCTGTGGACAGCACGGTGCAGGTTCTGCAAGCGGGCGTTCCCGTCGCTCGCATCG AGTTCCTGGACGACGTGATGATGGACGCGTGCAACCGCTTCAGCTCTCTGTCCTAcgccgtgtccccgagcctgttCCTGGAGTTCCACGGCGCCGAGGGAAGCCTggaggagcaggtcaaagccgcCG aGGACATCACTCGGTATAACGGCGGTTCCGGGTTTCAGTGGGCTAAAGATGCAGCGACGCGGGAGCGACTGTGGAAGGCCCGCCACGACGCCTGGTACGCCAGTCTGGCCCTCAGGCCGGGCTGCAAG GCGTACgccacagatgtgtgtgtccctctgtctcGCCTGCCTCAAGTCCTGGTGGAGACCAAGGAGGACCTGATTGAGAGCAGGCTCACGG GTCCCATCGTGGGTCACGTGGGCGACGGTAACTTCCactgtctgatggtggtggaCCCCGACGACCCCGAGGAGCTGCACAGGGTCCACCTGTTCGTCGAGAGACTGGCCAG GGCGCCCTCTGGTGTTTGGGAGAATATAACAGTATTCCCACCTGCGGCGCGCACGTGGGCAGACTGA